A genomic stretch from Halorubrum sp. BV1 includes:
- the uvrA gene encoding excinuclease ABC subunit UvrA, with product MSKDYIEVRGAEEHNLSDLDVRIPREQFTVVTGLSGSGKSSLAFDTVYAEGQRRYIESLSAYARNFLGQMDKPQVESVEGLSPAISIDQKNAANNPRSTVGTVTELHDYLRLLYARIGTQYDPLTGEEVGEQSAQDMVNQILELPEGTRAKVAAPVVRDQKGAFEDLFADLVSEGYARVEVDGEPVDLTLDDPELDQNYDHTIDVIVDRVMVSPEARSRITDSVETALEEAGGTLKLIVPDPPADTPFASNARSTGSLAEDADGDDRLVVEFSEELGNPNSEFQFSALETRSFSFNSPYGACPECEGLGSTKEVDEDLVIEDPSKPLKHVFEPWSYDRTYYSRQLDNVADHFGVSLSTPFEELDESVRRQFLYGTDGLVHFEWTTKNGTREKTERFEGVIPNLERRHVETDSERARDHIEEYMAVTTCSECEGTRLKEQSRHVLVADTPITAVNRMSIADARAHFEGLEADLGERDTTIATEILKEIRARLGFMEEVGLEYLTLDREASTLSGGESQRIRLATQVGSGLVGVLYVLDEPSIGLHQRDNDRLLDTLTGLRDLGNTLIVVEHDEETMRRADEIIDMGPGPGKRGGEIVAQGDFDDVIDADESITGDYLAGRKEIPVPDKRRDPDGELVVRGARQHNLADLDVAVPLGTLTAVTGVSGSGKSTLVNDIIYKGLAREMNDNTSVDPGEHDAIEGIDEIETVRLIDQSPIGRTPRSNPATYTDVFDHVRELFAETKLAKRRGYEKGRFSFNVKGGRCEECGGQGTVKIEMNFLSDVYVPCEECGGARYNDETLDVEYKGKTIADVLDMSVEEAYDFFESHQGLKRRLKLLKDVGLDYMELGQPSTTLSGGEAQRVKLAEELGKRATGDTLYLLDEPTTGLHKEDERKLIDVLHRLVDRGNTVVVIEHELDLVKNADRVIDLGPEGGEGGGKLVAGGTPEEVARDDDSHTGRYLRDMLPAVDIAGPRDDRRKPAAATDDD from the coding sequence ATGAGCAAGGACTACATCGAGGTCCGCGGCGCGGAGGAACACAACCTCTCGGACCTCGACGTCCGGATTCCGCGGGAGCAGTTCACCGTCGTCACCGGGCTCTCCGGGTCGGGGAAGTCGTCGCTCGCGTTCGACACCGTCTACGCCGAGGGACAGCGCCGATACATCGAGTCGCTGTCGGCGTACGCCCGCAACTTCCTCGGGCAGATGGACAAACCGCAGGTGGAGTCGGTAGAAGGGCTCTCGCCGGCCATCTCCATCGACCAGAAGAACGCCGCGAACAACCCCCGCTCGACCGTGGGGACCGTCACCGAACTGCACGACTACCTCCGGCTGTTGTACGCCCGGATCGGCACCCAGTACGACCCACTCACCGGCGAGGAGGTCGGCGAGCAGTCGGCCCAGGACATGGTAAACCAGATCCTCGAGTTACCCGAGGGTACCCGCGCGAAGGTCGCAGCGCCGGTCGTCCGCGACCAGAAGGGAGCCTTCGAGGACCTGTTCGCAGACCTCGTTAGCGAGGGGTACGCCCGCGTCGAGGTCGACGGCGAGCCCGTGGACCTGACGCTCGACGATCCCGAACTCGACCAGAACTACGACCACACGATAGACGTGATCGTCGACCGGGTGATGGTGAGTCCGGAGGCTCGCTCGCGGATCACGGACTCGGTCGAGACCGCGCTGGAAGAGGCCGGCGGCACCCTCAAGCTGATCGTTCCGGATCCGCCGGCGGACACGCCGTTCGCCTCCAACGCACGTTCGACGGGATCGCTCGCCGAGGACGCCGACGGCGACGACCGGCTCGTCGTGGAGTTCTCCGAGGAGCTCGGCAACCCGAACTCAGAGTTCCAGTTTTCGGCCCTCGAGACGCGCTCGTTCTCCTTTAACAGCCCGTACGGTGCCTGTCCGGAGTGTGAGGGGCTCGGCTCGACGAAGGAGGTCGACGAGGACCTCGTGATCGAGGATCCCTCGAAACCCCTCAAACACGTCTTCGAGCCGTGGAGCTACGACCGGACCTACTACTCCCGACAGCTCGACAACGTCGCCGACCACTTCGGCGTCTCGCTTTCGACCCCCTTCGAGGAGCTCGACGAATCGGTCCGGCGACAGTTCCTCTACGGCACCGACGGGCTGGTTCACTTCGAGTGGACCACGAAGAACGGCACCAGAGAGAAGACCGAGCGGTTCGAGGGCGTCATCCCAAACTTGGAACGCCGCCACGTAGAGACCGACTCCGAGCGCGCTCGCGATCACATCGAGGAGTACATGGCCGTGACGACGTGTTCGGAGTGTGAGGGCACGCGGCTAAAAGAGCAGTCGCGACACGTCCTCGTCGCGGACACGCCGATCACCGCGGTGAACCGCATGTCCATCGCCGACGCCCGCGCGCACTTCGAGGGGCTGGAGGCGGACCTCGGCGAGCGCGACACGACGATCGCAACGGAGATCCTAAAGGAGATCCGCGCGCGGCTCGGATTCATGGAGGAGGTCGGCTTGGAGTACCTCACGCTCGACCGCGAGGCCTCGACGCTGTCCGGCGGCGAGAGCCAGCGGATCCGGCTCGCGACGCAGGTGGGGTCGGGGCTCGTCGGAGTGTTGTACGTGCTCGATGAGCCCTCGATCGGGCTCCATCAGCGCGACAACGACCGGCTGCTCGACACGCTCACCGGCCTGCGCGACCTGGGGAACACCCTGATCGTCGTCGAACACGACGAGGAGACGATGCGCCGGGCCGACGAGATCATCGACATGGGGCCCGGACCGGGCAAACGCGGGGGCGAGATCGTCGCACAGGGGGACTTCGACGACGTGATCGACGCCGACGAGTCGATCACGGGCGACTACCTCGCGGGCCGGAAGGAGATACCGGTGCCCGACAAGCGGCGCGACCCGGACGGCGAACTCGTCGTTCGCGGCGCGCGCCAGCACAACCTCGCGGACCTCGACGTGGCGGTCCCGCTCGGCACGCTCACCGCGGTCACCGGCGTCTCCGGCTCCGGGAAGTCGACGCTCGTCAACGACATCATCTACAAGGGGCTCGCCCGCGAGATGAACGACAACACGAGCGTCGACCCGGGCGAGCACGACGCGATCGAGGGGATAGACGAGATCGAGACGGTGCGGCTCATCGACCAGTCGCCGATCGGGCGCACGCCGCGCTCGAACCCCGCGACGTACACCGACGTGTTCGACCACGTCCGCGAGCTGTTCGCGGAGACCAAGCTCGCGAAGCGGCGCGGCTACGAGAAGGGCCGGTTTTCCTTCAACGTGAAGGGCGGCCGCTGTGAGGAGTGCGGCGGGCAGGGCACCGTCAAGATCGAGATGAACTTCCTCTCGGACGTGTACGTCCCCTGTGAGGAGTGCGGCGGCGCTCGGTACAACGACGAGACGCTCGACGTCGAGTACAAGGGGAAGACGATAGCCGACGTGCTCGACATGAGCGTCGAGGAGGCGTACGACTTCTTCGAGAGCCACCAGGGACTCAAACGGCGGCTGAAGCTGCTGAAAGACGTGGGACTCGACTACATGGAACTCGGCCAGCCCTCCACGACGCTCTCGGGCGGCGAGGCCCAGCGCGTCAAGCTCGCCGAGGAACTCGGTAAGCGCGCGACCGGCGACACGCTGTACCTGCTCGACGAGCCGACCACGGGGCTCCACAAGGAGGACGAGCGGAAGCTGATCGACGTGTTACACCGCCTCGTCGACCGCGGCAACACGGTCGTCGTCATCGAACACGAGCTCGATCTCGTGAAGAACGCCGACCGCGTGATCGACCTCGGTCCCGAGGGCGGCGAGGGCGGAGGGAAGCTCGTCGCGGGCGGTACTCCCGAGGAGGTCGCCCGCGACGACGACTCTCACACCGGGCGATACCTGCGGGACATGCTTCCCGCCGTCGATATCGCCGGACCGCGAGACGACCGCCGGAAGCCCGCGGCGGCGACGGACGACGACTGA
- the hisS gene encoding histidine--tRNA ligase — protein sequence MHDGLKGFRDFYPGEQSARRAVTDAIEDAASRHGFREIATPALERTDMYVDKSGEEIVEELYAFEDKGGRGVAMTPELTPTVARMVVAKGQELSKPIKWVSTRPFWRYEQVQQGRFREFYQTNIDIFGSSAPEADAEVLAVAADALTDLGLTADDFEFRVSHRDILGGLVRALAADPEDVDTAAAIRAVDKRAKVDDGEYLGLLSDAGVDRATAREFDDLISDVDTPADLDAVAEAGGADVEAAVSNLRDVLAAADDFGAGEFCEISLTTARGLDYYTGVVFECFDSTGEVSRSVFGGGRYDDLIESFGGQPTPAVGVAPGHATLKLLCQRAGVWPDEALSTDYYVLSVGDTRAEAAALARDLRAIDDGVVVEEDVSGRSFGAQLGYADSINAETVVIVGERDLENGEYTVKDMESGDETTVPVEEFPPEAGLPTYEDYE from the coding sequence ATGCACGACGGACTGAAAGGATTTCGCGACTTCTACCCGGGCGAGCAGTCCGCCCGCCGGGCAGTGACCGACGCGATCGAAGACGCCGCGAGCCGCCACGGGTTCCGCGAGATCGCGACACCGGCGCTCGAACGGACCGACATGTATGTCGACAAGTCGGGCGAGGAGATAGTCGAAGAGCTGTACGCCTTCGAGGACAAGGGCGGCCGCGGTGTCGCGATGACGCCCGAACTCACGCCCACCGTCGCCCGGATGGTCGTCGCGAAGGGCCAGGAGCTGTCGAAGCCGATCAAGTGGGTGTCGACTCGCCCGTTCTGGCGCTACGAGCAGGTCCAGCAGGGGCGGTTCCGCGAGTTCTACCAGACGAACATCGACATCTTCGGCTCCTCGGCACCGGAGGCGGACGCGGAGGTGCTCGCGGTCGCCGCGGACGCCCTGACCGATCTCGGCCTCACCGCCGACGACTTCGAGTTCCGCGTCTCTCACCGCGACATCCTCGGCGGGCTCGTTCGGGCGCTCGCCGCCGACCCCGAGGACGTCGACACGGCGGCCGCGATCCGCGCCGTCGACAAGCGCGCCAAGGTCGACGACGGCGAGTACCTCGGCCTGCTTTCGGACGCCGGGGTCGACCGCGCGACCGCCCGCGAGTTCGACGATCTCATCTCGGACGTCGACACTCCCGCAGACCTCGACGCGGTCGCCGAGGCCGGCGGCGCGGACGTCGAGGCCGCCGTCTCGAACCTCCGCGACGTGCTCGCCGCCGCCGACGACTTCGGCGCAGGCGAGTTCTGTGAGATATCGCTCACGACCGCCCGCGGGCTCGACTACTACACCGGGGTCGTCTTCGAGTGTTTCGACTCGACCGGCGAGGTGTCCCGCTCCGTCTTCGGCGGCGGCCGCTACGACGACCTGATCGAGAGCTTCGGCGGCCAGCCCACGCCCGCGGTCGGCGTCGCCCCCGGCCACGCCACTCTCAAACTGCTCTGTCAGCGCGCCGGCGTCTGGCCCGACGAGGCGCTCTCCACCGACTACTACGTCCTGAGCGTGGGCGACACGAGAGCCGAAGCGGCCGCACTCGCCCGCGATCTTCGCGCGATCGACGACGGCGTGGTGGTCGAGGAGGACGTTTCCGGCCGCTCGTTTGGCGCACAGCTCGGCTACGCCGACTCGATCAACGCCGAGACGGTCGTGATCGTCGGCGAGCGCGACTTAGAGAACGGCGAATACACGGTGAAAGACATGGAAAGCGGCGACGAGACGACCGTTCCGGTCGAGGAGTTCCCCCCGGAAGCGGGGCTGCCGACGTACGAGGACTACGAGTAG